In one window of Syntrophorhabdaceae bacterium DNA:
- a CDS encoding 4Fe-4S binding protein gives MKITSSRVSQLIFLVIFVILFIGTEYRGKDEISVAINSFFRADPLVTISYILAVKTMTMLLIPGIMMILATAILGRFFCGWICPLGTIIDLVTGTIRKTVPVKFLKGRLKYYLLFILLAAALFNVNLAGIFDPIAILVRAFTFFLYPLFGYSIRSGWTGLYALLGEKREHLDFLFAFLRNYVLPFRETFYPLAFLSLIFFIGILFLERYEKRNWCKNLCPLGTLLGIIGNFSIFRRIPGKLCADCGKCEEICPTGFDTEILQKGDCILCMDCRLQCAFKRVRFSLKRIPGQKEGKAGGTAPVLERRVFIGSLLSGFFVSRVFAFRSPAQYERLLRPPGVSNEKDFLKKCVRCGECIKVCLRSALYPDYFRAGIYGVFMPVLIPRLGYCEYNCNLCGQVCPTGAIPNLVIEKKKKSVIGIAALDKNHCLPYAKKINCIVCEEHCPIPEKAIRFEVVEERDYRGKVVALKKPYIVEELCNGCGICENKCPLEGKSAIEVFAQRKRLINT, from the coding sequence ATGAAGATCACCTCTTCCAGGGTCTCTCAGCTCATCTTTCTGGTCATATTTGTCATCCTCTTTATCGGCACTGAATACAGGGGCAAAGACGAAATCTCTGTTGCGATAAACAGCTTCTTCAGGGCAGACCCGCTTGTAACAATAAGCTACATTCTCGCCGTCAAGACAATGACCATGCTTTTAATCCCGGGGATCATGATGATCCTTGCCACGGCCATCCTCGGAAGGTTCTTCTGCGGATGGATCTGTCCCCTCGGTACGATCATCGATCTCGTGACGGGCACAATACGTAAAACCGTTCCTGTCAAATTCCTCAAGGGCCGGCTGAAATACTATCTCCTCTTCATACTTCTCGCCGCAGCCCTCTTCAATGTCAACCTCGCGGGGATCTTCGATCCCATTGCCATACTCGTCCGCGCCTTTACCTTCTTCCTCTATCCGCTTTTCGGATATTCGATACGCAGCGGCTGGACAGGATTATACGCCTTGCTGGGAGAAAAAAGAGAACACCTCGATTTTTTATTCGCATTTCTGCGGAACTACGTCCTGCCATTCAGGGAGACCTTTTATCCCCTCGCCTTTCTCTCGCTTATCTTTTTCATCGGCATTCTCTTTCTCGAAAGATATGAGAAGAGAAACTGGTGCAAAAACCTCTGCCCTCTTGGTACACTCCTTGGCATCATCGGAAATTTTTCCATATTCAGAAGGATTCCCGGGAAACTATGCGCAGACTGCGGGAAGTGCGAAGAGATATGTCCCACTGGGTTCGACACTGAGATCCTTCAGAAAGGTGACTGTATCCTCTGCATGGATTGCAGGCTGCAATGCGCGTTCAAACGGGTCAGGTTCTCTTTAAAACGTATTCCCGGGCAAAAAGAGGGGAAGGCAGGGGGTACAGCCCCTGTTCTGGAGAGACGGGTTTTTATAGGCAGTCTGTTGTCAGGGTTTTTCGTTTCCAGGGTCTTTGCCTTCCGGTCACCGGCGCAGTATGAACGACTCCTCAGGCCACCGGGGGTCAGCAACGAAAAGGATTTTCTCAAAAAATGTGTCCGGTGCGGCGAGTGCATAAAGGTCTGCCTCCGCAGCGCACTCTACCCGGATTATTTCAGGGCAGGCATCTACGGGGTCTTCATGCCCGTCCTTATTCCCCGGTTGGGATATTGCGAATACAACTGCAACCTCTGCGGGCAGGTGTGCCCGACAGGCGCCATCCCGAACCTCGTCATTGAAAAAAAGAAGAAGAGCGTCATCGGGATCGCCGCCCTCGATAAAAATCATTGCCTCCCCTATGCCAAAAAGATCAACTGCATCGTCTGTGAGGAACACTGTCCCATACCTGAAAAGGCTATACGCTTCGAGGTCGTTGAAGAAAGGGATTACAGGGGCAAGGTCGTTGCCCTTAAAAAACCGTATATTGTTGAAGAATTATGCAATGGATGCGGGATCTGCGAAAACAAATGTCCCCTTGAAGGGAAATCCGCGATCGAGGTCTTTGCTCAACGGAAACGTCTCATAAACACTTAA